The DNA sequence AAAGATATTCAGGTGCCTATATCGGCGGTGTCCACCTCTTCCCATTCCGAACAGAGTAGTTAAGCCCGCCAGAGCCGATGGTATTGCCGTAACAGGTGGGAGAGTAGGTCGGTGCCTAATTTTATACTAAAGCCCTTGCAACAAAATTGCAAGGGCTTTTTTGCGTATAAACACTTTTTGTTTGTGTTATGACTACTGCAGTCAACGAATGGTAATTAGCCCGTTAAATAAATTATAATCTAACTGCTGCCAATATTTTGTAAATTGCCATCGACAGGATTTTTCTATAGACTTGTATTCAGCCTTTTAATCCAGTTGTTTGCTACAAAAATCACTATAATTAGCTATAAATAAAAGAAGGAACATCAGGATGCAAGATCGACATAAGCAATCTGTAAAATTTGATACTAGCCTTGACTTTGCAAGAAAGAAAGATCAAGGCGATGAGCTGCGAGATGCTCGTGATCGTTTTTTCATTCAGCCCAATGAAATATATATGGATGGAAATTCGTTGGGTATGGCGAGTAAGGATGCCGAAGCTGCTCTATTGAATGTGTTAGCGTTATGGAAGAAAGACGGTATCAAGATCTGGAATAGGGAAGATGGTAAGTATTATCATTACGCAAGAGTATTGGCCAAACCAATGGCTAAGCTTATTAATGCGGATGCAAACGAAGTTACACTAGTTGGAAGTACGACATCCAATATCCATCAGGCAATCAGTACATTTTATCATCCCACTAAATCACGGTATAAGATACTCGTAGATGACCTTAACTTTCCGACAGACCGTTATGCGGTGGATAGTCAGGTCGCCCTAAAAGGGTATAATCCCCAAGAGGCAGTACGTGTTGTAGCCAGTCCGGATGGTCGGTTTATAGATGAAGATGCTGTGGTCGCAGCGATGAATGAAGATGTAGCATTAGTCTTACTACCTGCTGTTCTTTATCGTAGTGCGCAGGTTATCGATATGAAGAAGTTGACGATTGAAGCTCATAAAAGAAATATCATCATTGGCTTCGATTTGTGTCATGCTATTGGTGCTGTAGAAATAGATTTTGATGCGATACAGCCAGATTTTGCAGTTTGGTGTAATTATAAATACCTTTCTGCGGGTCCAGGTGCTATTGCTGGTTTATACATTAACAAACGTCATTTTGGACAGACACCGGGTATGGCAGGCTGGTTTGGTAATCGTGATGAAACTCAATTTCAACTGAAGCATGAGTTTGAACATCAACAAGACGCGAGTGGCTGGCAAGTAGGAACTCCGCCGCTGTTAGCAATGGCGCCGCTGGAGGGTGTCCTTCAACTATTCGACCAAATCGGTATGCGTAAAATTCGGGCTAAATCACTAGATCTTACCGGATATCTGATGTACTTAATTGATATGAAGTTGGCGAAATATGGCTGTGGTATTGGTAATTCACGTGAGGATAAAAAGCGAGGTGGCCACATTTGTCTCGAGCATGATGAAGCCTATAGGATCAGTCGGGCATTGCGCGACAATGGTGTTGTTCCAGATTTTAGAGAGCCTAATGTGATTCGATTAGCGCCTGTTGCATTATATAATACCTATGAGGAAGTGTATCAAGTGGTGCATATTCTGGAACGTATTATCACAGAAAAGATATATGAACAGTATCACACAAATAGAGCTTTAGTGGTATAACGACTGTTACTGACCATTAACTTGGTAGAGCAGGGACTATTAGGACGCTTTATCTCGAGTTAGGCAAACTGCCGTTATCACAATCTCATACACTTTCGCCCACTAACTAATGGTTTATGACAGGTTGTTCGGACTATTGAAATTTCAGTTACTAGTTTATAAAAGCGATATATAATTTGAGATTGCGGCATTAGCAGATTCGTTCCGATCGCAATACCATTAGTTTTTGATTCCGAATTTTAGCTTCTCCAGAAAATTCCTGCTGCTAAGATCCAAATATTAAATTATCTTTGGAGAATCTTTATTAGCCAAATGTACAAGACCAATACAAAGAATTTTTTGCTGCTTTGTGCAGCATTTTTTCTGTGCGTAACTAATTTGATGGCGCACCCAAATATTCAGAAAGTCAAAACCCCTGACTGGTTGCGAGTGTCTTCGCTTTCTCCTTCCGAGGTGAATCTCGACGATGTTAGCGATGGATATTATTATGAACGACAAGAATATCAGGTTCATTTAGGCCTTCAAGAGCGTTATTATAGCGAAGTACGGGTCGTAGAGAATGAACAAGGTTTATCCTCTGCAGGGCAAGTGTCAATATTGTTCGATCCGAGTTATCAAAGTATCTTATTACATGAATTGATTGTTCTTCGCGATGGAAAGCGTATCGACAAAGCGGATACTAAGTTGTTTAAATTACTAGCGACAGAATCGGACTTATCGAGATCTATCTACAACGGAACCTATTCGGCGTATTGTATTATTGATGACTTAAGGAAGGGAGATCGTATATCTATCTCCTATACAGTAAAGGGTTTTAATCCTGTATTTGACAATAAATTTTTCGACTTTGCCCATCTACAAGCTTCTGAACCAATTGGATTGCTTCTTGTAAATTATGTTGTTCCAAAAAATCGCGACCTCTACTTTTCGTACCAAGGTGGTGCCGAAGCTTTGAATGTGAAGCAGAGCAGCGCTGCAACCAGTTACTATTACGAAGCGAACCAAGTTGCGAAAGGAACATTTTATGACTATGTGCCCTCTTGGTACGTAAGCGTCCCTACATTGACATGTTCTGAATTTAGTAACTGGGAGGAAGTGGCGAATTGGGCAGTAAAAGTGAATCCTATTCCTGCATTGACTTCAACAAAATCGTTGCGCACATTTGCTGATGAAACCTGGAAGAAAGCAGATGCCAATCAGGTCAAGTATTTTAAGTTAATTACCGATTTTGTCCAAAATGAAATTCGCTACCAAGGTATCGAAATGGGTGAGTTTTCTCATCGTGCTAATGATCCGGAAAAGGTGTTTCGACAGCGTTATGGAGATTGTAAGGACAAGTCTGTATTGTTGGTCACCCTGCTGAGATATAAACAAATCGATAGTGGTTTAGGACTAGTGAATACACAAGTTGATCAAGGGTTAAAAAATCAAATTCCGTCACCTCAGAGTTTTAATCATATGGTCGTCTGGGCAGCGATCGATGGTCGCGAACAATGGATCGATGCGACAGCCGCTCAACAAGGAGGTGATATATTGTATAGATATTTCCCTTGGTATGGTGCCGTACTCAACTTAGCGAGAGGTCGTGTAGAAGATCTTGGTGCAGATCATGAAGCACTCACACATATCTCCGAAGTGTATCAGATGCACAAAGATGGCTCTGCCACCGTAACAGTCAAAAGTTATTACACATCATCGGCAGCAGAATCGATGCGATCATTTTTCACAGGTATTTCAAAGAGCGAGATTCAAAAACAGTATCTTACCTACTATCAGAACAAACATAAGGGCGTCACACTAGGTTCAAACTTAAAATATGATGACAACTTGGAAAACAATGTGTTGTCGGTTTACGAGCGTTATGAAATAAATCAATTGTATGATGTAGAGAAGGAGAGTGGTAAAAAATATATCAACTTTTACTCTCAACACACTGATCAATATTTGCCATTGGTAAACACGGTACGGCCTGCCCCCATTTACCTTCCTTTTCCACTGAAATTTGAACATGATCTTTGTATCATCAATCCAGATGGTGTACCCATGTCGACGGTTTCTGATAGCCACAACCGGCAATGTGAAAGCTATTTCTACAGCAGATTTATGCGAAATAATCAGGATACTTTGAAAATCAGTTACAGTTTTTATACCTACAAATCCTATGTGGATGAAAAGAATGTAGCAGAATATGTGACGACATTTCAAGATCGAAATAGCTTCTTCTTTTCAGGCTTTTATCTCGACGACGATTATAATGTAGCTATGGATAACTTTGAGAGTTCACCCACAGGCCAAATGACATTGTATCCAATCTTGTTGCTCGTTCTTGTCGGGATTATCTTCGCATTATTTGTCAGAAGATATAACAAGCTCACGCCAGGCAATATACCTTCGTTATATGATGAAATGTTATATTCTAAATTAGGTGGTTGGCTATACGTACTTGGATGTTCACTAATTATTGGTTTTTTAGGCAGTCTATGGGTTAACACCCAAAATTATATTGTTAACAATTCAGTTTGGAGCGCTTATAATTTAGAATTGCATCACATAAATCTTTTTCAGTGGCAAATTATATTATCTATTGAATTTTTAATCAGTTATTTTTTATCCTTCACACTAGGGTATTGTCTGTATTTGTTTTTCAGGAAAAGGGATCTTTTTCCTCAAACTTGTTTCTATACATTCTTAACCATTTCGGTTTTTGGTATTATTATGCAATTGTATGCTAATTATGTGATGCCCGAAAATTTGGTGGATCCCAATAACTCTTTGTATGGAATAACTAGAAATATACTGCCTACCATAATATGGTTGTCTTATTTGTACTATTCAGATCGAGTAAAGGGAACGTTTGTGATATCTTACAAACAGGAAGAAAGCCCAAAGCAATCCATCATTGCAGATCAGAATGGCGAGCTGCCGGACGATCAATCACAACCGCAAACCGGAGTTTAGCTGGCGAGCTCAAATGTGCTATGTTGCATTGCCACTAAGTATGCGTATCTTTGCGCTTGAAGATGGGAACACTATTAGACACAGGCGTAAAACCGTATAATCATTACGGTGCATACCTGAAAGAAAAGTACGCAGGACAGCGGGTTTTCAAGGTAATTGTAGATGGTAATTTTACTTGTCCTAACCGGGATGGAAGCAAGGGTTATGGAGGCTGTACCTATTGTAATGTAGATTCTTTCACTCCAGATACAGCTCGAAAAATTCCGTCTATGCGAGAGCAGGTGGAGAATGGCATCGCCAGAGCACGTAAATCGTACGGAGCAGAGAAGTTTGTCATCTACTTCCAACCAAACACCAATACGTACGCGCCTACCCATTTGCTGAAGATGATGTACGACGAAGCCTTGAACGTTTGTCCAGAACATACTGTAGGCCTGTCAGTAGGTACTCGACCAGATTGTTTGGATTTTGAGAAAATCGCTTTATTGGAAAGCTACACCGATAGATATGATGTGGATTTGGAGATGGGTATGGAGTCCATCTATAATGATACGCTGGAGCGCATCAATCGCGGTTGTCTGCACGATGAGTTCATCAACATTATGAAGATGTTGGAAGGTTCCAAACTAGAAATTTGTGTACACACTATCTTTGGCTTCCCCTGGGAAACCGAAGAGATGATGCTGAAATATGCTGATGAAATTAATAAGCAGCCACATATCAAATTTGTGAAGCTGCATCATTTGCATATCGTAGAAGGATCCATTATGGGAGCGAAGTACAAGCGAGAGCCTTTTAAACTGTTTACGATTCAAGAATATA is a window from the Sphingobacterium sp. lm-10 genome containing:
- a CDS encoding DUF3857 domain-containing protein, producing the protein MAHPNIQKVKTPDWLRVSSLSPSEVNLDDVSDGYYYERQEYQVHLGLQERYYSEVRVVENEQGLSSAGQVSILFDPSYQSILLHELIVLRDGKRIDKADTKLFKLLATESDLSRSIYNGTYSAYCIIDDLRKGDRISISYTVKGFNPVFDNKFFDFAHLQASEPIGLLLVNYVVPKNRDLYFSYQGGAEALNVKQSSAATSYYYEANQVAKGTFYDYVPSWYVSVPTLTCSEFSNWEEVANWAVKVNPIPALTSTKSLRTFADETWKKADANQVKYFKLITDFVQNEIRYQGIEMGEFSHRANDPEKVFRQRYGDCKDKSVLLVTLLRYKQIDSGLGLVNTQVDQGLKNQIPSPQSFNHMVVWAAIDGREQWIDATAAQQGGDILYRYFPWYGAVLNLARGRVEDLGADHEALTHISEVYQMHKDGSATVTVKSYYTSSAAESMRSFFTGISKSEIQKQYLTYYQNKHKGVTLGSNLKYDDNLENNVLSVYERYEINQLYDVEKESGKKYINFYSQHTDQYLPLVNTVRPAPIYLPFPLKFEHDLCIINPDGVPMSTVSDSHNRQCESYFYSRFMRNNQDTLKISYSFYTYKSYVDEKNVAEYVTTFQDRNSFFFSGFYLDDDYNVAMDNFESSPTGQMTLYPILLLVLVGIIFALFVRRYNKLTPGNIPSLYDEMLYSKLGGWLYVLGCSLIIGFLGSLWVNTQNYIVNNSVWSAYNLELHHINLFQWQIILSIEFLISYFLSFTLGYCLYLFFRKRDLFPQTCFYTFLTISVFGIIMQLYANYVMPENLVDPNNSLYGITRNILPTIIWLSYLYYSDRVKGTFVISYKQEESPKQSIIADQNGELPDDQSQPQTGV
- the kynU gene encoding kynureninase yields the protein MQDRHKQSVKFDTSLDFARKKDQGDELRDARDRFFIQPNEIYMDGNSLGMASKDAEAALLNVLALWKKDGIKIWNREDGKYYHYARVLAKPMAKLINADANEVTLVGSTTSNIHQAISTFYHPTKSRYKILVDDLNFPTDRYAVDSQVALKGYNPQEAVRVVASPDGRFIDEDAVVAAMNEDVALVLLPAVLYRSAQVIDMKKLTIEAHKRNIIIGFDLCHAIGAVEIDFDAIQPDFAVWCNYKYLSAGPGAIAGLYINKRHFGQTPGMAGWFGNRDETQFQLKHEFEHQQDASGWQVGTPPLLAMAPLEGVLQLFDQIGMRKIRAKSLDLTGYLMYLIDMKLAKYGCGIGNSREDKKRGGHICLEHDEAYRISRALRDNGVVPDFREPNVIRLAPVALYNTYEEVYQVVHILERIITEKIYEQYHTNRALVV
- a CDS encoding TIGR01212 family radical SAM protein (This family includes YhcC from E. coli K-12, an uncharacterized radical SAM protein.) — protein: MGTLLDTGVKPYNHYGAYLKEKYAGQRVFKVIVDGNFTCPNRDGSKGYGGCTYCNVDSFTPDTARKIPSMREQVENGIARARKSYGAEKFVIYFQPNTNTYAPTHLLKMMYDEALNVCPEHTVGLSVGTRPDCLDFEKIALLESYTDRYDVDLEMGMESIYNDTLERINRGCLHDEFINIMKMLEGSKLEICVHTIFGFPWETEEMMLKYADEINKQPHIKFVKLHHLHIVEGSIMGAKYKREPFKLFTIQEYTDFLAKFIPLLRPDIIIQRIFGIADRELLIAPNWGFPKSKIQTEIDKGLEARGVKQGSAYQG